A portion of the Toxotes jaculatrix isolate fToxJac2 chromosome 16, fToxJac2.pri, whole genome shotgun sequence genome contains these proteins:
- the golga2 gene encoding golgin subfamily A member 2 isoform X4: MADQSRQTKLAAAKKKLKEFQQKSSPASVGGEKGGGGGGGAGAKKKRKVKGLSQLDAPSTDRNSPINDYPDTNGNESLTEENRPLSSTESLRQLSQQLNGLVSESSAAYVNGDSPPSVTERELESRNQELAAALESSNLTNSQLNTQLDQLAQQSQELTDQLQKERKEFEQRFSKEQGAMREQLQVHIQTIGILVSEKSELQTALQYTQQAARQKTAEAEELNNRLQATKQRVSELERTLSSVSTQQKQFEKHNKELEKERDNLRLEVFRVNNVNEESKQQSSELSEQLKLNTQENGALKLEVEDLRKRLEIADLVLQQCSSQSDPTSVNQQVQLLLEEKQQLEAHNHQLMESVAQLKTERDCYAEQIQEEGRVWKDKTEQLLTQVSLVAEERDRNINRVQELEASIAELKNAAALLSQEREAQDNAEPQSSGPSESEVALQESLDRLQQEKEALTAQYQAQLRDNEQLSRLCAEQETRLGELERQVESQGQEAEDRRRMLEDVQSDKATISRALTQNRTLKDQLAELQNGFVKLTNENMELTTAIQSEQHVKKELARRMGELQEELHNVKEQLELKNQESQGLLEQRDQVVAHLQQYCAGYQALASEREQLHQQYLQQSQLMDRLQHDESHNRAQLEISYNQLKQAQEHLEQLVRDNEQLKTEVKELLNSSVVATSSRDQGDGVESQSLQESPKKSSSIVIPEDFESQKEMEEFIRGALAQLEAERDEARRQLEEEHRLHMAARHQAAVALSLEHQHHSHKSAQDHHHEHDHTQGQHSHCEHSHEHSEGGVPVEVHQALQAAMEKLQQRFTSLMQEKADLKERVEELEHRCIQLSGETDTIGEYIALYQNQRAIMKQKHQEKEQYISMLAQDKEEMKAKLAELQDLVMRLVAERNDWYSRYTGAVGGTSTVNPDLLPVGEDHTHPEHQAHTDTELNAVGGAEAMEVIPLSEPTTGLEAPSSQTFSMGSAQMDSKPMVPKEDGTAQQIMQLLQEIQNPQGALRSPPFLGENPCIPFFYRPDEQDEVKILVV; this comes from the exons atgGCCGACCAGAGCAGGCAAACAAAACTCGCTGCAGCTAAGAAAAAG CTGAAGGAGTTTCAGCAGAAGAGCTCCCCTGCTAGTGTAGGAGGAGAAAAgggcggaggaggaggtggcggaGCAGGGGccaaaaagaagagaaaggtgaAGGGACTGAGTCAACTCGATGCACCGTCAACAGATAGAAACTCTCCAATCAAT gaCTACCCTGATACCAATGGCAATGAGAGTctaacagaggaaaacag ACCCCTGTCTTCCACAGAGAGCCTGCGACAGCTCTCACAGCAACTGAATGGCCTGGTCTCTGAG tcatctgctgcttatgtGAATGGAGACAGTCCACCTTCTGTCACTGAGAGAGAACTGGAG AGTCGGAACCAGGAGCTGGCAGCCGCCCTGGAGTCCAGCAACCTAACAAACTCTCAGCTCAATACCCAGCTAGACCAGCTG GCACAGCAATCTCAGGAGCTCACAGATCAGCTACAAAag gaGCGAAAAGAATTTGAGCAGAGATTTTCAAAAGAGCAGGGAGCCATGCGGGAGCAATTACAG GTTCACATCCAGACCATTGGTATACTGGTATCAGAGAAATCCGAGCTACAAACAGCACTACAATACACACAACAGGCTGCACGGCagaaaacag ctgagGCAGAGGAATTGAACAACCGTCTGCAGGCAACAAAGCAGAGAGTGTCAGAGCTGGAGAGaactctctcttctgtctcaacacagcagaaacagtttGAAAAG caCAATAAAGAGcttgaaaaagagagagacaaccTGAGACTAGAGGTGTTCAGAGTAAA caaTGTGAATGAGGAGTCGAagcagcagagctcagagctgtcCGAGCAGTTGAAACTGAATACACAGGAGAATGGAGCATTGAAGCTGGAGGTGGAAGATCTTCGCAAGAGGCTCGAGATTGCTGACCTCGTGTTGCAGCAG TGCTCTAGTCAGTCAGATCCCACCAGTGTCAACCAGCAGGTCCAGTTACTGCtggaagagaagcagcagctggaggcaCACAATCACCAG CTGATGGAGTCAGTGGCCCAGCTGAAGACGGAGAGGGACTGTTATGCAGAACAGATCCAGGAAGAGGGCCGTGTATGGAAGgacaaaacagagcagctgctAACACAG GTGTCATTGGTtgcagaggagagggacagaaacaTCAACCGAGTCCAAGAACTAGAGGCCAGCATCGCAGAGCTAAAAAATGCTGCAG CGTTATTGTCCCAGGAGAGAGAGGCTCAGGATAATGCAGAGCCTCAGTCCTCAGGGCCATCAGAGAGTGAGGTGGCTCTGCAAGAGAGCCTCGACAGACTACAACAGGAGAAAGAAGCCCTTACTGCACAGTACCAGGCACAG CTGCGAGATAATGAGCAGCTGAGCCGCCTGTGTGCAGAGCAGGAGACACGTCTGGGGGAGCTGGAGCGGCAGGTGGAGAGCCAAGGCCAGGAGGCTGAGGACCGTCGGCGCATGTTGGAGGATGTTCAGTCAGATAAGGCCACTATTAGCCGTGCTCTCACCCAGAACCGTACACTGAAGGACCAGCTGGCTGAGCTACAGAATGGTTTTGTCAAACTG ACTAATGAGAACATGGAGCTGACCACTGCCATCCAGTCTGAGCAGCATGTGAAGAAGGAGCTTGCTCGCAGGATGGGTGAACTGCAAGAGGAGCTGCACAACGTCAAGGAGCag CTGGAACTGAAAAATCAGGAGTCTCAGGGTCTGTTGGAGCAGAGGGACCAGGTAGTGGCCCACCTGCAGCAGTACTGTGCTGGCTACCAGGCCCTGGcctcagagagagaacagctcCACCAACAGTATCTGCAGCAGAGCCAGCTCATGGACCGGCTGCAGCACGATGAAAGCCACAACCGTGCGCAGCTGGAGATCAGTTACAATCAGCTCAAACAAGCgcag GAACATTTGGAGCAGTTAGTCAGAGACAATGAGCAGCTGAAGACTGAGGTAAAGGAGCTTCTCAACAGCTCAGTTGTTGCCACATCGTCCAGAGACCAAG GAGATGGAGTGGAAAGCCAGTCCCTGCAAGAGAGTCCTAAGAAGTCTTCCTCCATAGTTATCCCAGAAGACTTTGAAAGCCAGAAAGAGATG GAGGAGTTTATCCGTGGGGCTTTGGCTCAgttggaggcagagagggatgaGGCCAGAAGGCAACTTGAGGAGGAGCACAGGCTTCACATGGCAGCTCGACACCAGGCTGCTGTGGCCCTCAGCCTCGAACACCAACACCACAGCCACAAATCTGCTCAGGACCATCACCATGAGCACGATCACACTCAGGGCCAACACAGTCACTGTGAACACAGTCATGAGCATTCAG AAGGAGGAGTGCCAGTGGAAGTCCATCAGGCCCTGCAAGCTGCCATGGAGAAGCTTCAGCAGCGTTTCACCTCCCTCATGCAAGAGAAAGCTGACCTGAaggagagggtggaggagctggagcaccGCTGCATCCAGCTGTCTGGAGAGACCGACACCATAG GGGAGTACATAGCCCTGTACCAGAATCAGCGGGCCATCATGAAGCAGAAACACCAGGAGAAGGAGCAGTACATCAGCATGTTGGCCCAAGAcaaggaggagatgaag GCGAAACTGGCGGAGCTGCAGGATCTGGTGATGAGGCTGGTGGCTGAGAGGAATGACTGGTACAGCCGCTACACCGGAGCTGTAGGCGGCACAAGCACAGTGAACCCCGACCTCCTTCCTGTCGGGGAGGATCACACTCACCCAGAGCACCAggcgcacacagacactgagctTAATGCTGTCGGTGGCGCAG aagCCATGGAGGTCATTCCTCTCTCCGAACCCACCACAGGGCTGGAGGCCCCCTCGTCCCAGACATTTTCGATGGGGTCAGCCCAGATGGACTCCAAGCCCATGGTGCCCAAAGAGGATGGCACAGCCCAGCAGATCATGCAGCTGCTCCAGGAGATCCAGAACCCCCAGGGAGCTCTAAGATCGCCCCCTTTCCTCGGGGAGAACCCGTGCATCCCCTTCTTCTACCGGCCTGACGAACAGGACGAAGTGAAGATCTTGGTGGTGTGA